In the genome of Amaranthus tricolor cultivar Red isolate AtriRed21 chromosome 15, ASM2621246v1, whole genome shotgun sequence, one region contains:
- the LOC130800826 gene encoding protein IQ-DOMAIN 17-like — MGKPGSTSWFTAVKKVFRSPSKSSPKKECETREVCEPGDEEEEKKTEKRSWIFRKVSSHNQQYEANIMTSNEKNKNCYAVDEHRYAPAAVEASTVAEKAVIAGVEVGFRVEERIPAYLAREYYAALIIQTAFRAYLARRALSALKGIVKLQAIVRGHNIRKQAKTTLKCMQTLIRVQAKLRDHSFSSQNRKSMYAESNNLWDKYKQIRQRKQMFVEESEVEDRCKNYKYTIDDIDAILQSNKEASLYREHALAYALTQQIRRFDRKTSSEDENKDAEWLSQWLEAKEYSELNNSNRLTNRTEPIKDVDMESLQSNFRTPTKFHAPNRRHSLYESSPGFNKLHSMTPMLQDTRSHLQAQSASPRTKGYRSHSAANTPNLRMSCPSSVSSYRYSRTSSTTTTPNYMAATESAKAKARTQSTPRQRHSTSSDRSDRVGSVKKRLSFPIREPQLYSGNVVYNDYSCFSQNLRSPSFRSVQEGLYCLERGTTCSSTYTEITGGEVSPASTSHLRRWLS; from the exons ATGGGGAAGCCAGGGAGTACATCCTGGTTTACGGCCGTCAAGAAGGTTTTCAGATCGCCTTCGAAATCGTCTCCGAAAAAAGAATGCGAGACAAGAGAAGTATGTGAACCgggagatgaagaagaagaaaag AAAACAGAGAAAAGGAGCTGGATTTTCAGGAAAGTGTCAAGCCATAATCAACAATATGAGGCCAACATAATGACTAGCAATGAAAAGAATAAGAACTGTTATGCTGTAGATGAGCACAGATACGCTCCAGCCGCAGTAGAAGCTAGTACAGTAGCAGAGAAAGCAGTCATAGCAGGTGTTGAAGTAGGTTTTAGAGTTGAGGAAAGAATACCTGCATACTTAGCTAGAGAATACTATGCTGCTTTGATTATTCAGACTGCTTTCCGAGCCTATCTT GCAAGAAGAGCTTTGAGCGCACTAAAAGGGATAGTGAAACTACAGGCAATAGTGAGAGGCCATAACATAAGAAAGCAGGCAAAGACAACACTTAAATGCATGCAAACTCTTATCCGTGTTCAAGCTAAGCTACGTGATCATTCTTTTTCAAGTCAAAATCGAAAGTCAATGTATGCTGAAAGCAACAACTTATGGGATAAATACAAACAAATACGTCAGAGGAAGCAAATG TTTGTGGAAGAGAGTGAGGTTGAAGATCGATGCAAGAACTATAAATACACAATAGATGATATAGATGCAATATTGCAAAGCAATAAGGAAGCATCTTTATATCGTGAACATGCCCTGGCTTATGCATTAACTCAACAG ATACGGCGATTTGATCGGAAAACAAGTTCTGAAGACGAAAACAAAGACGCGGAATGGCTTAGTCAGTGGTTAGAGGCTAAGGAGTACAGTGAGCTTAACAACAGCAACAGGCTAACTAACAGAACAGAGCCTATAAAAGATGTTGATATGGAGTCATTACAGTCTAATTTCAGAACACCAACCAAATTTCATGCACCAAATAGAAGACATAGCCTGTATGAATCCTCACCCGGATTCAACAAACTGCACTCTATGACTCCAATGTTACAAGACACAAGGTCACACCTTCAGGCCCAGTCTGCAAGCCCGCGCACAAAAGGGTATAGAAGTCACTCTGCAGCAAACACTCCTAACTTGCGAATGAGCTGTCCGTCTAGTGTCAGCAGCTACCGGTACAGCAGAACTAGTTCAACTACTACGACGCCTAACTACATGGCTGCAACCGAGTCAGCTAAGGCTAAAGCTCGAACACAAAGTACACCTAGGCAGAGGCATTCTACATCGTCTGATAGATCAGATCGAGTAGGATCAGTGAAGAAGCGACTATCATTCCCTATTCGTGAACCACAGCTATATTCGGGCAATGTTGTGTACAATGACTATAGTTGTTTCAGTCAGAACTTAAGAAGTCCGAGTTTTAGGAGTGTTCAGGAAGGTTTGTACTGCCTTGAAAGAGGGACTACCTGTTCTTCTACTTACACCGAAATCACAGGTGGAGAAGTTTCCCCTGCTTCTACTAGTCATCTTAGAAGGTGGTTGAGTTGA
- the LOC130801387 gene encoding uncharacterized protein At3g28850-like has translation MGCVSSTLLNQDEDFPQIGTTSLSHHIVSLTSTTYGLLTLDPPPSSPSPMTPPTPLPRFTLTPKSLSLDHPTEVINSWELMAGLDSTPESQIDGSFRFSPQLPISNSKPSTPKLFPSKVKENLNPNTRTRIPLHLFSNPDNPNYKLEQFEKVSVPNGENKVVIYTTSLRGVRKTFEDCNAVRSVFQGLGFAFCERDISMDKGLREELKEILSPLKKKNEVIMIPPCVFIKGRYIGGAEEVFKIHEEGGLIELLQGLPMAEAGSVCDGCGNVRFLPCFRCNGSCKLVMVVKEVDEEEDDDDDKENNMMKGRNSYTGRNVRRNVVMRCPDCNENGLVLCPICS, from the coding sequence ATGGGCTGTGTATCATCAACTCTACTCAATCAAGACGAAGATTTCCCCCAAATCGGAACAACATCTTTAAGCCATCACATTGTTTCTTTAACCTCCACTACTTATGGCCTTCTTACTCTTGATCCACCcccttcttctccttctccaATGACCCCTCCAACTCCTCTTCCTCGCTTTACTCTTACTCCTAAATCTCTCTCCCTTGACCATCCTACTGAAGTCATCAACTCATGGGAATTAATGGCTGGTCTTGATTCTACCCCTGAATCTCAAATTGATGGAAGTTTTAGATTCTCCCCTCAATTACCCATTTCAAATTCTAAACCCTCTACCCCTAAATTGTTCCCTTCAAAGGTTAAAGAGAATTTAAACCCTAATACCCGAACCCGGATACCCTTGCATCTGTTTTCAAACCCAGATAACCCGAATTACAAACTTGAACAGTTTGAGAAAGTTTCGGTACCAAATGGGGAGAACAAGGTTGTGATTTATACAACTTCTTTAAGAGGTGTGAGAAAAACATTTGAAGATTGTAATGCGGTTAGATCTGTTTTTCAAGGTCTGGGTTTCGCTTTCTGTGAGAGGGATATTTCAATGGATAAAGGATTAAGAGAAGAATTAAAGGAAATTTTATCACcattaaagaagaaaaatgaaGTAATTATGATACCCCCTTGTGTATTTATCAAAGGAAGGTACATTGGTGGAGCTGAagaagttttcaaaattcatgAAGAAGGTGGTCTTATTGAGCTTCTTCAAGGTCTTCCAATGGCGGAAGCTGGTTCTGTGTGTGACGGTTGTGGCAATGTCCGATTCCTGCCTTGTTTTAGGTGTAATGGTAGTTGTAAATTGGTAATGGTTGTTAAAGaagttgatgaagaagaagatgatgatgatgataaggagaataatatgaTGAAAGGAAGGAATAGTTATACAGGTAGAAATGTTAGGAGGAATGTTGTTATGAGATGCCCAGATTGTAATGAGAATGGTTTGGTACTCTGTCCTATTTGCAGTTGA
- the LOC130801751 gene encoding uncharacterized protein LOC130801751: protein MASPCPFSTYNWTKQKPYSSSYGVPRVLGPHPAQNFCTGSSSSIGYCPTKIDHAMHNISLSTPDEQYYMDIGATSHMSHSQGTLLNHCPLKHRLNNAIIVSNGHMILFHGHGHVSLPSLNQPLTFKNVFHAPKLIKNLIFVLKFTNDNMVSVEFDPFGFSVKELDTGNIIMRSNSTGLYPFISTHGATSCSSPSSAFSASFSST from the coding sequence atgGCTTCCCCTTGTCCATTTTCTACATACAATTGGACTAAACAAAAGCCTTATTCATCTTCCTATGGTGTGCCCCGAGTTCTAGGGCCACATCCGGCCCAAAATTTTTGTACAGGGTCTAGTTCTTCTATAGGTTATTGTCCTACAAAAATTGATCACGCCATGCACAATATTTCTTTGTCTACTCCGGATGAGCAATATTATATGGATATCGGTGCAACATCTCATATGTCACATTCTCAAGGTACTCTCTTGAATCATTGTCCTTTGAAGCATCGTTTAAATAATGCAATTATTGTTAGTAATGGTCATATGATTTTGTTTCACGGTCACGGACATGTTTCTCTCCCTTCCCTCAATCAACCTTTAACTTTCAAAAATGTTTTCCATGCCCCTAAGCTCattaaaaatctcattttcGTTCTAAAATTTACTAATGATAATATGGTCTCtgttgaatttgatccttttggaTTTTCAGTGAAAGAATTGGACACAGGGAACATAATTATGCGGTCTAATAGCACTGGTCTCTATCCTTTCATTTCGACACATGGAGCTACCTCTTGCTCATCCCCGTCATCCGCTTTTTCCGCTTCCTTTTCTAGCACCTAG
- the LOC130800827 gene encoding growth-regulating factor 8-like gives MASGYGNWEMDNCDVGLGLKIPWQEQQTQQQNLSFSWLHNRQNYTENSNNRSSSPTISGFSQASRFGIDGGRLTFTAGQRQELERQKMIYRYMMSSMPVPPELLIQLSKFPSISTTTDVGRKTGVETRYGSKGGDPEPWRCRRTDGKKWRCSRNAAPEQKYCERHSHKGRPSRSRKPVESSSSSSSSSSSSSSLLSSVSPLSSTTNPVSASSYCNPIIFTPFSIPKPSSSFDLPSPHQFNPLPRYPDWFLKKEVAPTAATPTDAPVSACLYTHQITAGEPNTDTNHQSRFLSRPFIDAWSLDNHVDPKDDIIDKCPPPTSSLNSILPLTLSVSAGLELDQHHHHHHHEPEDPTKDLPEIRLSSSSSNHQPLSWMSPWVSSSPGGPLAEALCLGMGGTGNGAMGSHSEDHLVSPHGNSTNSSTTTHKGNMS, from the exons atggCAAGTGGGTATGGAAATTGGGAAATGGATAATTGTGATGTTGGTTTGGGTTTAAAGATACCATGGCAAGAACAACAAACCCAGCAGCAGAATTTATCTTTTTCATGGCTTCATAACCGTCAAAATTATActgaaaatagtaataataggaGTTCTAGTCCTACAATTTCTGGGTTTTCTCAAGCTTCTCGTTTTG GTATTGATGGAGGAAGATTAACATTTACAGCAGGACAAAGGCAAGAATTGGAAAGACAAAAGATGATTTATAGATATATGATGTCTTCTATGCCTGTTCCTCCTGAACTCCTTATTCAACTCTCCAAATTCCCTTCTATTTCCACAACTACTG ATGTAGGAAGAAAAACAGGAGTGGAAACAAGATATGGAAGCAAAGGAGGGGATCCTGAGCCATGGAGATGTAGAAGAACAGATGGGAAAAAATGGAGATGTTCAAGAAATGCTGCACCAGAACAAAAATATTGTGAAAGACATTCTCATAAAGGCCGTCCTTCTCGTTCAAGAAAGCCTGTGgaatcatcttcatcatcatcatcatcatcatcatcttcttcatctctTTTATCTTCTGTTTCTCCTTTATCTAGTACTACTAATCCTGTTTCTGCTTCTTCGTATTGTAACCCTATTATTTTCACTCCCTTTTCAATTCCTAAGCCATCTTCTTCCTTTGACTTACCTTCTCCTCATCAATTCAATCCTCTTCCCAG GTACCCAGATTGGTTCCTGAAGAAGGAAGTTGCACCTACTGCAGCAACTCCTACTGATGCACCTGTTTCTGCTTGTCTGTACACACACCAAATAACAGCAGGTGAGCCTAACACTGATACTAATCACCAATCTCGTTTCCTTTCTAGGCCTTTTATTGATGCATGGTCTTTAGATAACCATGTTGATCCCAAAGATGATATTATTGACAAATGCCCACCTCCTACTTCTTCTCTTAACTCCATTTTACCACTCACACTATCTGTCTCGGCCGGGTTAGAACTtgatcaacatcatcatcatcatcatcatgagcCTGAAGACCCCACCAAGGACTTGCCTGAAATCCGGCTGTCGTCATCTTCGTCGAATCATCAGCCGCTGAGTTGGATGAGTCCATGGGTTAGTTCCTCACCGGGTGGTCCGTTAGCCGAGGCATTGTGTCTTGGAATGGGTGGAACAGGGAATGGGGCAATGGGAAGTCATTCTGAGGATCATTTGGTGTCACCTCATGGGAATAGCACAAATTCTAGTACCACTACACATAAGGGTAACATGTCATAG